Genomic window (Lynx canadensis isolate LIC74 chromosome A1, mLynCan4.pri.v2, whole genome shotgun sequence):
TTCGTTACCTCCCATTAACTTTTCAATCAACCATAATTTAGCTTATATTCCTTCCACTCCACTGATATTCCACTTGTTAAATTCATCAACAGCTTCATATTCTAAAACCaaagatcctttaaaaaaatctttttctatcTTACTCAAATTCTCAACAGCATTTGGTATATTTGACCACTCTCTTGAAATACTCCGCCATCTTGGTTTCCATGAGCATTCTCCTGTTTTCCTCTTAGGTTATAGCCACACTGTCAACAATACCTTTGATGGCTCTTCTGTTTCTACCTGACTTCAAAATTCAGGGGGATTTACATGTGATTCTAAGGCTTTTTCTTGCTTGCTCTCAATTCTCTAAGTAATCTCAGTAGTTCCCTGAGATTTAAATATCACTTTCATGTTGATGACTCCCATATGGGTATTTCTAGTTTAGACCTCTCCTCTGTGTTCCAGATTCTAATATCCTTCTCTAAGACTAAATATGCCCAAAActaaaatcttatttctttcaaGTCTGTCTTGCTTCCTTTGCTCAACTTGTCACCCTATGCTATTTTATCAAGAAATATCACTACCTACCAAATTACTAAAGTCTCAAACCTAGCAATTATTCATGATCTTTTTTCTTCATCGTTATATATCCCAAACCCAATCCATCAACAAGTGCTGATGAttgtctctctaaaatatatcTTGAACATGCCCCCTTTCTCCACCTCTGTCACCTTCATTCAGGCTGTAGTTCAGGTTACTATCCTCTCTCACAGTAGTCTCAACCTACTGATCAAGCCCTATCAATTTTACCTCCAGAACATCTCaaactctccctttctctccatcaaCCCAATCCACTGTAATCTCTTAGCTAGGCTACTGTAACCTTCAATCCCCTCTAATAAGACTTCTGACTTCACAATTAATTACCTACAATTCATGATCTACAAAGCAGGCAGAgtgaggggttttgttttttttgtttctttttaaaacataggtCAGATTACAACATTTAAATGAACTTTAGAATAAAACTCCTAATTTCTTACCATGGCATATAAGATCCCACCTGAACTAGCATACCCAGCAACAGCAAACAAAATAGTCAAGGTCTTTGCCCTCAGGCTCAGTGTCTAGCAGGTGCTTAATATTATTCAGTGAAGAATCAAATAAAACCAGCATGCAGTAGGATTAATTCTAGGGAAACTAATCTTGGCTGATTAGAACTGCTGTAACTGCTCAGGAGAGTAGTCCCCTAGAGTGAGAACTTCAGGAAATTTCTAATGAAGATAGCCTAACTTCATGGCTTGATGAAAAAAGTGTGCCTCCTAGAAAATGCAGATACATATAATTCCAACCCAGTTCCCAAAACCAGATTATTAGCAATACAAGTAAACCGTATTCACTTCTTAccagcttctttttctttcaactgcAGAAGAGCTGGCATTGGAGgatgaagaaaataacaattttcaTGCCTTTGCTTAAATTCTTCAGCAGCAACAGGATCTATACCTAGAGCAAACCAGGCAACCAACCCATCTTCTTCTCTTGGGACTTCTCCAGCATAATTAAATGACTCTTTCTTCACTTCAAGTTCTACTCCGAGGAAAATCAAGGTGATCTTTTCAGGCTGAGCCAAATAATCTTTTATATCTGTGTAGCTCAGCTGACAAAGCCTGACTTCCGGCTGTTGGAAACTTTCTTTATTGCCACCTAGAGTAACCAAGGGATTTAAATCTGAGAAAAGGATATAAACTGTGGCTGGATGGCTTTCTTTAGCTAGCAGCCAgtcagaattatttcttttttcactttttcggTCTAATAGTGTTCtgctaaaataattttcacattctTCCACTTCCTTAGTTAGGAACCAAGGCTTCATCCCACCTTTAGCATTAGCTAGTAAGTTAGCTATATGCTTATAACCCCAAAATTTAGCAATGTCCAGTGCAGTCTGCCTTGATTTATTGACAATGGATCTGTCACAcctacaaatggaaagaaaaataaaataggaaataaaaattttctttaatatttattaaagtaaaatatttccagATGCACATAATAGCCCTCTAATCATTAttacataagttttttttttttttgtacatgatGTACTAATGGGAAGGTTAAAAGACATAATCATAAATGATGCAAAGTTAGAGATagcaagatatttaaaatttttggagaactgtaaaataaaaaacagtaagtTTTCTGTGCTATAGGAAGAAATTACAATTTTACAAGGGGTTCTTGATAGCCATAGTGGGTAGATCTACATTTTCTACCTGGGAGAAAAAGATTAGACTAACTCATAAATTTGCTTTGTTATTAAGTATGAAGGGTTCCTCTCTCAATAGAAGAAGTTAAAAGTTTTTAGTTAggtatttttctatgtttttatataataaaactgGTCAATAAGTTATTTAGAAGTCTATTGGTATAAATATGGCtacatgaaaaatttaaaaggaaatatgtaaCCCAGAAATGAAACCACAGAGCCCTTCAAGTAGTAGTGCCTAAAACGTTTACCCTTTGTCAAGAAGAAATTGGACAACATCTGGGTGCCCATTCCTTGCGGCATACATTAAAGCAGTCCAGCCATTTTCAGAAGTTTCGTTGAGAAGAGATGGAGAATGACTGAGGATTACTGTTAACCTGGCAATATCTCCTTCTGCAGCTGAACAGTGAAACTGGGAAATTATTTCTTGCTTTGGGCTTCTTTTTATAGAagacatttcttccttaaaaaaaaggaaaatagaaaaaaacctttcattttcatttgctttttgttcaATGCTAGAACATTATGTGAATGCTGATATAATTAGAATAGGCATGGTTTCTAAAGCTATATACTCTTCAAAAGGTCATTTATAGCCAACTGTCATCATAGTATACATTTCAAAATTGTTATCAgttgagaattttaaatataattcaccaTGGGGGGGTGTATAACACAATGTATAAAGATCTTTGGCAATAAAAGAGAATGGAGGGGCATATCCTTGAGAGGGGGTGTCAAGG
Coding sequences:
- the NUDT12 gene encoding peroxisomal NADH pyrophosphatase NUDT12 isoform X1 → MSSIKRSPKQEIISQFHCSAAEGDIARLTVILSHSPSLLNETSENGWTALMYAARNGHPDVVQFLLDKGCDRSIVNKSRQTALDIAKFWGYKHIANLLANAKGGMKPWFLTKEVEECENYFSRTLLDRKSEKRNNSDWLLAKESHPATVYILFSDLNPLVTLGGNKESFQQPEVRLCQLSYTDIKDYLAQPEKITLIFLGVELEVKKESFNYAGEVPREEDGLVAWFALGIDPVAAEEFKQRHENCYFLHPPMPALLQLKEKEAGVVAQARSVLAWHSRYKFCPTCGSTTKIEEGGYKRVCLKEGCPSLHGVHNTSYPRVDPVVIMQVIHPDGTKCLLGRQKRFPPGMFTCLAGFIEPGETIEDAVRREVEEESGVKVGHVQYVSCQPWPMPSSLMIGCLAVAVSTEIKVDKNEIEDARWFTREQVVDVLTKGKQQAFFVPPSRAIAHQLIKHWIGMNPNL
- the NUDT12 gene encoding peroxisomal NADH pyrophosphatase NUDT12 isoform X2 — protein: MSSIKRSPKQEIISQFHCSAAEGDIARLTVILSHSPSLLNETSENGWTALMYAARNGHPDVVQFLLDKGCDRSIVNKSRQTALDIAKFWGYKHIANLLANAKGGMKPWFLTKEVEECENYFSRTLLDRKSEKRNNSDWLLAKESHPATVYILFSDLNPLVTLGGNKESFQQPEVRLCQLSYTDIKDYLAQPEKITLIFLGVELEVKKESFNYAGEVPREEDGLVAWFALGIDPVAAEEFKQRHENCYFLHPPMPALLQLKEKEAGVVAQARSVLAWHSRYKFCPTCGSTTKIEEGGYKRVCLKEGCPSLHGVHNTSYPRVGETIEDAVRREVEEESGVKVGHVQYVSCQPWPMPSSLMIGCLAVAVSTEIKVDKNEIEDARWFTREQVVDVLTKGKQQAFFVPPSRAIAHQLIKHWIGMNPNL